A single region of the Anaerostipes rhamnosivorans genome encodes:
- a CDS encoding HD domain-containing phosphohydrolase, translating into MYAIRSKNVWGIIKRTLNRVDPRLIEHGERVAYIALQILEESGRELPKDVVKNILLTCLIHDIGAYKTEEIDCIVKFESGNVWEHSIYGSLFLKMFAPLDDYVEAVLYHHADYKCLKDNGVTGNSLLFADIIHLADRADQLWQMKSEIKHEIRQKKGTVFSAEAVELLIAADEKKHIRDQLTSERFLDEIEERVEQMQFSEKEQRTYLEMLAYSIDFRSEFMVLHTITTVNASMAIADVMELTDSQKKCLYYGALLHDVGKVSTPVEILEKPGALTPEEFEIMKQHVVESGKILEEYVHPDIYRIAVRHHEKLDGSGYPLGLHGEDLSKEERICAVADIVSALIRKRSYKQVFSKEQTIKILNDMAERNKICPEVTEAVVSNYDTLMDQINANGVYLSDIYQNMKTEYRAMLGMLGENGFPRLLS; encoded by the coding sequence ATGTATGCGATCAGAAGCAAAAATGTCTGGGGGATTATCAAGAGGACATTAAACCGGGTGGATCCCCGTCTCATAGAGCACGGAGAGCGGGTTGCCTACATTGCACTTCAGATTTTAGAAGAGAGTGGGAGGGAACTTCCAAAGGACGTGGTCAAGAATATCCTTCTGACCTGCCTGATCCACGATATCGGGGCATATAAGACAGAAGAGATTGACTGTATTGTAAAGTTTGAGTCAGGAAACGTGTGGGAACATTCTATTTATGGAAGTCTGTTCCTTAAGATGTTCGCACCGCTGGATGACTATGTGGAGGCGGTATTATACCATCACGCTGACTACAAATGCCTAAAAGATAACGGTGTCACCGGGAATTCCTTGCTTTTTGCGGATATTATTCACCTGGCGGACCGGGCAGACCAATTATGGCAGATGAAATCAGAGATAAAGCATGAAATCAGACAGAAGAAGGGAACTGTATTTTCTGCAGAAGCAGTGGAACTGCTGATCGCCGCAGATGAGAAAAAGCACATCAGGGACCAGCTCACTTCCGAACGGTTTTTGGATGAGATCGAAGAGCGCGTGGAACAGATGCAGTTTTCCGAGAAAGAACAGCGCACTTATCTTGAGATGCTTGCCTACTCTATCGATTTCAGAAGCGAATTTATGGTGCTGCATACAATTACTACGGTAAACGCCAGTATGGCCATAGCGGATGTAATGGAGCTTACAGACAGTCAGAAGAAGTGTCTTTATTACGGTGCGCTCCTACACGATGTGGGCAAGGTTTCCACTCCGGTGGAAATTCTTGAAAAACCGGGAGCTCTGACACCGGAAGAGTTTGAGATCATGAAGCAGCATGTGGTGGAGAGCGGAAAGATCCTGGAGGAGTATGTTCACCCAGACATCTATAGGATCGCAGTCAGACATCATGAAAAATTAGACGGGTCAGGCTACCCTCTGGGGCTTCATGGGGAAGACCTTTCTAAGGAGGAGAGGATCTGCGCCGTGGCAGACATTGTCAGCGCTCTTATACGAAAGCGAAGTTATAAGCAGGTGTTCTCCAAAGAACAGACTATCAAGATCTTAAACGACATGGCAGAGAGAAACAAGATATGCCCGGAAGTTACGGAGGCAGTTGTTTCCAATTATGATACATTGATGGATCAAATTAATGCCAACGGTGTTTACCTGTCAGACATCTATCAGAACATGAAAACAGAATACAGGGCTATGCTTGGGATGCTCGGCGAAAACGGTTTTCCAAGATTATTGTCCTAA
- a CDS encoding helix-turn-helix domain-containing protein codes for MDNKKIGRLICELRKERQLTQLQLADCMNISDKTVSKWERGLGCPDVSLLPKLSELFGIDLEKLLSGDLSANDILGGNMKKMKFYVCPDCGNLITAMTDSGITCCGKKLKAAQPKKAAKDEQLTVEMIENDYYISSEHEMTREHYISFTALLTGDSIILKKLYPEWDLQTRIPAVGHGMLIWQCTKHGFFYQLL; via the coding sequence ATGGATAATAAAAAAATAGGCAGATTGATCTGTGAATTGAGAAAAGAAAGACAGCTGACACAATTACAGCTGGCGGACTGTATGAATATCAGCGATAAAACAGTTTCAAAATGGGAGAGAGGCCTTGGATGCCCGGATGTGTCTCTACTTCCTAAATTATCAGAACTGTTTGGAATTGATTTGGAGAAGCTGCTTTCAGGGGATCTGTCCGCCAATGATATTTTAGGAGGAAATATGAAAAAAATGAAGTTTTATGTCTGCCCGGACTGCGGTAACTTGATAACAGCTATGACTGACAGCGGGATCACCTGCTGCGGCAAAAAACTAAAGGCAGCTCAGCCGAAAAAGGCAGCCAAGGATGAACAGCTTACGGTGGAAATGATAGAAAATGACTATTATATTTCATCGGAGCATGAAATGACCAGAGAACATTATATCTCATTTACTGCACTGCTTACGGGAGACAGTATCATACTAAAGAAGCTGTACCCCGAATGGGATCTCCAGACAAGGATTCCTGCGGTGGGACATGGAATGCTGATCTGGCAGTGTACAAAACACGGCTTCTTTTATCAGCTGTTATAG
- a CDS encoding 4Fe-4S dicluster domain-containing protein: protein MKQYALINKNIVRHNSSLKLAYKNAKLEYGKGKRKPLKSYLGKAVQLSSEILIGSEKRRPDMTSSITSKELLLKLQESKVTGMSGNSYLLFDKIKRFLASDTKDRILIINAVECDPGLVHDEWLLKNRMKEIVYAIDCLKDTLSLNNIILAVKQKNVKPGYNYSVAEVPARYPMGEEHFLMKETLHIPLEKGQYPADFGILVLNLQSIYQISKIINNCYDGGRFITIADLSHAAAKVAYVYPSDNIISILEKQFAHSAGQTVYKGTGIFSCSVASQKEDFSYTGNFAAFSKLPEIHNANKCRNCHRCDRKCPAGIRVSKVVHVLDDNLSDSLLDKSALEKCIQCGICTYYCRASKNVSSYITTALDL, encoded by the coding sequence ATGAAACAATATGCGTTGATCAATAAAAACATCGTGCGGCATAATTCTAGTTTGAAGTTAGCCTACAAAAATGCAAAGCTGGAATATGGAAAGGGAAAAAGGAAGCCATTAAAAAGTTATTTGGGAAAGGCGGTTCAGTTATCCTCAGAAATATTAATCGGAAGCGAAAAAAGAAGGCCAGATATGACTTCGTCGATTACAAGCAAAGAACTATTATTAAAACTTCAGGAATCAAAAGTCACTGGAATGAGTGGAAACAGTTATTTGCTGTTCGATAAAATCAAACGGTTTCTTGCGTCAGACACCAAGGATCGGATTTTAATTATTAATGCTGTAGAATGCGATCCCGGGCTGGTACATGACGAATGGCTGCTAAAAAATAGAATGAAAGAGATTGTGTATGCTATTGACTGTTTAAAGGACACATTATCCTTAAACAACATTATTCTAGCCGTCAAACAAAAAAATGTAAAGCCTGGTTATAATTATTCTGTTGCTGAAGTTCCGGCCAGGTATCCGATGGGAGAAGAACATTTTTTGATGAAAGAAACACTTCATATTCCATTAGAAAAAGGGCAATATCCAGCAGACTTTGGTATATTAGTACTAAACCTTCAAAGCATTTATCAAATTTCAAAAATCATAAATAACTGTTACGACGGCGGGAGATTTATTACAATTGCTGATTTATCACATGCAGCTGCCAAAGTCGCATATGTATACCCATCAGATAACATCATAAGTATTTTAGAAAAGCAATTTGCTCACAGTGCAGGGCAGACAGTTTATAAGGGGACTGGAATCTTCTCTTGTTCTGTTGCCAGCCAAAAAGAAGATTTTTCATACACAGGAAACTTTGCAGCTTTTTCAAAACTTCCTGAAATACACAATGCTAATAAATGCAGAAATTGCCATAGGTGTGATAGAAAATGTCCGGCAGGCATTAGGGTCTCAAAAGTTGTTCATGTATTAGATGACAATTTATCAGACTCATTACTGGATAAGAGTGCACTTGAAAAATGCATACAGTGCGGAATTTGTACATATTACTGCCGAGCTTCTAAAAATGTTTCCTCCTATATCACAACTGCATTGGATTTATAA
- a CDS encoding iron-sulfur cluster assembly scaffold protein encodes MIYSHEVEQMCTVAQGVNHGAAPIPEEAKWISAKNVTDISGLTHGIGWCAPQQGGCKLTLNVKEGIIQEALVETIGCSGMTHSAAMASEILPGRTILEALNTDLVCDAINTAMRELFLQIVYGRTQSAFSEDGLPIGAGLEDLGKGLRSQVGTMYGTLKKGPRYLEMAEGYVTGIALDEEDQIIGYQFVSFGKMMDFIKAGDDAQTALDKAKGQYGRVDDAAKIIDPRKQ; translated from the coding sequence ATGATTTATTCACATGAAGTAGAACAAATGTGTACTGTAGCTCAGGGTGTAAACCACGGAGCTGCTCCAATCCCTGAAGAAGCGAAATGGATCAGTGCAAAGAACGTAACTGATATTTCTGGACTGACTCACGGTATTGGATGGTGCGCACCTCAGCAGGGGGGATGTAAGTTAACTCTGAACGTAAAAGAAGGAATTATCCAGGAAGCATTAGTAGAGACTATCGGATGCTCTGGTATGACTCACTCAGCTGCTATGGCATCTGAGATTTTACCGGGAAGAACAATTTTAGAAGCATTAAATACTGACTTAGTATGCGATGCTATCAATACAGCGATGAGAGAACTGTTTTTGCAGATTGTATACGGAAGAACACAGAGTGCATTCTCTGAGGACGGGCTTCCAATCGGTGCAGGCCTTGAAGATTTAGGAAAAGGGTTAAGATCTCAGGTTGGTACAATGTACGGAACATTGAAAAAAGGACCTCGTTACCTTGAAATGGCTGAAGGATATGTTACAGGAATCGCTCTGGACGAAGAAGACCAGATCATCGGATACCAGTTTGTCAGCTTTGGTAAGATGATGGACTTCATCAAAGCAGGCGATGACGCTCAGACAGCTTTAGACAAAGCAAAAGGTCAGTACGGCAGAGTAGATGATGCTGCTAAAATCATTGACCCAAGAAAACAATAG
- a CDS encoding protein-L-isoaspartate O-methyltransferase, with protein MRIISNDIEDSINKTRGGFEESFQAENFYNNQTQDEKHLKLILDFLEVRPGRKILDLGTGTGYQPLCIASLSDVLLRILHQMKMMQNGLWMHTCR; from the coding sequence ATGAGGATTATAAGCAATGACATAGAAGACAGCATCAATAAAACAAGAGGAGGATTTGAAGAGAGCTTTCAGGCGGAAAACTTTTATAACAACCAGACACAGGATGAAAAGCACTTGAAGCTCATCTTGGATTTCTTGGAAGTCAGACCAGGCAGGAAGATCCTTGATCTGGGTACAGGTACCGGTTATCAGCCGTTATGCATTGCATCACTTTCCGATGTTTTGTTGCGGATCCTGCACCAAATGAAAATGATGCAGAACGGTTTGTGGATGCATACATGCAGATGA
- a CDS encoding STM3941 family protein yields the protein MITLAFMLGGFFILSNSNEELAEYHINGPGRFLTGNPLGLRLVGWILLIVSMLILILYLYGYKKQTTKPIIKLDAEGIESYFRSNGFIGKICWNEITNLYLTYVQGARYLIIDFKTKKEVYEASRKYMCLYEKRQ from the coding sequence TTGATAACTTTAGCATTTATGTTGGGCGGATTTTTTATATTAAGTAACAGCAATGAAGAGTTAGCGGAATATCATATTAATGGGCCGGGTCGATTCCTTACTGGAAATCCTCTCGGTTTAAGATTGGTTGGATGGATTCTTCTTATTGTATCCATGCTGATACTGATATTATATTTATATGGTTACAAAAAGCAAACGACCAAACCCATTATTAAATTAGATGCAGAAGGTATAGAGAGTTATTTTCGTAGTAATGGTTTTATAGGAAAGATTTGTTGGAATGAGATTACAAATTTATATCTTACATATGTACAAGGTGCAAGATACTTAATCATTGATTTTAAAACTAAAAAAGAAGTATACGAAGCTTCAAGAAAATATATGTGTCTCTATGAGAAGAGACAATAG
- a CDS encoding GGGtGRT protein, with amino-acid sequence MALFESYERREKQILAVLKEYGINSIEEAAEVTKAAGLDVYSQVEGIQPICFENAKWAYTVGAAIAIKKGCTRAADAAAAIGEGLQAFCIPGSVAEQRKVGLGHGNLGKMLLEEETECFAFLAGHESFAAAEGAIGIAEKANKVRQKPLRVILNGLGKDAAQIISRINGFTYVETKMDYSTGKVEEVFKKSYSEGLRAKVNCYGANDVTEGVAIMHKEGVDVSITGNSTNPTRFQHPVAGTYKKECIEQGKKYFSVASGGGTGRTLHPDNMAAGPASYGMTDTMGRMHSDAQFAGSSSVPAHVEMMGLIGMGNNPMVGATVAVAVAIEEAAKEGKF; translated from the coding sequence ATGGCTTTATTTGAATCATATGAGAGAAGAGAAAAACAAATTCTTGCTGTATTAAAAGAATATGGTATTAATTCTATTGAAGAAGCTGCTGAAGTTACAAAAGCTGCAGGATTAGATGTTTATTCTCAGGTAGAAGGCATCCAGCCGATCTGTTTTGAGAACGCAAAATGGGCCTATACAGTAGGTGCCGCTATTGCAATCAAAAAAGGCTGCACAAGAGCTGCTGACGCTGCTGCTGCAATCGGTGAGGGACTTCAGGCATTCTGTATCCCTGGATCTGTTGCGGAACAGAGAAAAGTAGGTCTTGGACACGGTAACTTAGGTAAAATGCTTTTGGAAGAAGAGACAGAATGTTTTGCATTCTTAGCAGGACATGAGTCTTTTGCGGCAGCGGAAGGTGCCATCGGTATTGCCGAGAAAGCAAACAAAGTACGTCAGAAACCTTTAAGGGTTATCTTAAACGGACTTGGAAAAGATGCCGCACAGATCATCTCCAGAATCAATGGATTTACATATGTTGAAACTAAGATGGACTATTCTACAGGTAAAGTAGAAGAAGTATTTAAGAAGTCTTATTCTGAAGGATTAAGAGCTAAGGTTAACTGCTATGGTGCAAATGATGTAACAGAGGGTGTTGCAATCATGCACAAAGAAGGCGTTGACGTTTCTATCACAGGAAACTCTACTAACCCTACTCGTTTCCAGCATCCTGTAGCAGGTACATATAAAAAAGAATGTATCGAGCAGGGTAAAAAATACTTCTCAGTTGCATCCGGCGGTGGTACAGGCCGTACACTCCATCCGGATAACATGGCTGCAGGACCGGCTTCTTATGGTATGACAGATACTATGGGACGTATGCACTCTGATGCACAGTTCGCCGGATCTTCTTCCGTACCGGCTCACGTTGAGATGATGGGTCTGATCGGAATGGGTAACAACCCGATGGTAGGTGCAACCGTTGCAGTTGCAGTTGCGATTGAAGAAGCTGCTAAAGAAGGTAAGTTCTAA
- a CDS encoding TetR/AcrR family transcriptional regulator: protein MTTKERILEEAMKLFSIYGYDAVSVRKIASSVGIGNSALYKHYSSKQAIFDAIVDQCKKHFMDQCNYAQDTMSPSKEDFVTMCLSMFKFQIEDELIVMFRRILLIEQFKNENMSRIFKEFFIDCPINSQKLIFQELMDHGVMVKKDAEVLAMELYSPFFMYHTIKCDKEKLEQLLKAHAEYFFTENIIGEQRR from the coding sequence ATGACCACAAAAGAACGAATCTTAGAGGAAGCTATGAAACTATTTTCCATTTATGGATACGATGCTGTATCAGTAAGAAAGATTGCCAGTTCCGTCGGCATAGGCAACAGCGCATTATATAAACATTATTCAAGCAAACAAGCAATTTTTGATGCGATCGTGGATCAATGTAAGAAACATTTTATGGATCAATGCAATTATGCCCAAGATACCATGTCGCCCAGCAAGGAAGACTTTGTCACGATGTGCCTTTCCATGTTTAAATTCCAGATTGAAGATGAACTGATTGTAATGTTTCGCAGAATTCTGTTGATTGAGCAATTTAAGAATGAAAACATGTCCAGGATATTCAAAGAATTTTTTATTGATTGTCCTATTAACTCTCAAAAACTCATATTTCAAGAATTAATGGACCACGGTGTGATGGTAAAGAAAGATGCAGAAGTTCTTGCTATGGAGTTGTATTCTCCATTCTTTATGTACCACACAATAAAATGTGATAAAGAAAAATTAGAACAATTGTTAAAAGCCCATGCAGAATATTTTTTTACAGAAAATATCATAGGAGAACAGAGAAGATGA
- a CDS encoding MATE family efflux transporter has protein sequence MENNEQDLTVGNVPKKLIQFAFPLLGANLLQSFYSIVDMLVVGRIVGKAGLAAISNASMISFIINSICIGVIMGGTVLAAQYVGADDKQGQKDTVGTLFSLAFIASLIVTVISLLLYSPVLSLLNVPSEAMDDACSYMQIICMGTVFVFGYNAVCSLMKGFGDSKTPLYFVAVAAAVNIILDLLLVGPFGMGTKGAAYATIFSQGISLILSVLYLKRKNFIFDFKLKSFMIHKDKLIVILKIGLPTAVQMIVVNISYMLITGMLNTFGVSVAAASGIGLKVNTFAGMPCWAIGQAVTAMAGQNMGARNIERVKKTTQSGLWINIVVTLMVIVLVQVFAEDIIMLFDPASADVIEQGILYLRICCGVNSLIYAVMYTVDSFAIGVGSANVAMCNALLDAVAVRLPVCGLLAFIFPYGFIGVYIGQAFSPILPAIAGLTFFMRKKWMSQKLI, from the coding sequence ATGGAAAATAACGAACAGGATTTAACAGTAGGAAATGTACCAAAAAAGCTGATACAGTTTGCATTTCCTCTGCTTGGAGCAAATCTATTGCAGTCATTTTATAGTATTGTGGATATGTTGGTTGTGGGCCGTATTGTGGGAAAGGCCGGGCTTGCCGCGATCAGTAATGCCTCAATGATCAGTTTTATCATCAATTCGATTTGTATTGGAGTGATAATGGGAGGGACTGTTTTAGCAGCCCAATATGTGGGCGCTGATGATAAACAGGGACAGAAGGATACTGTTGGAACTCTTTTCAGCTTAGCGTTTATTGCTTCGCTCATTGTTACAGTGATAAGTTTGCTGCTGTATTCACCGGTCCTTTCGCTTCTTAATGTCCCTTCGGAGGCCATGGATGATGCATGTAGCTATATGCAGATCATCTGCATGGGAACGGTATTCGTTTTTGGCTATAACGCGGTTTGCTCACTTATGAAGGGATTCGGGGATTCCAAAACTCCGCTTTACTTTGTGGCGGTGGCGGCAGCAGTTAATATCATTTTAGATTTACTTTTGGTGGGCCCTTTTGGTATGGGAACAAAGGGAGCAGCATATGCAACTATTTTTTCGCAAGGGATTTCCTTGATCCTTTCTGTGTTGTATTTGAAGAGAAAAAATTTTATATTCGATTTCAAGTTGAAAAGTTTCATGATTCACAAAGACAAACTGATTGTCATTTTAAAAATTGGCCTGCCGACAGCTGTTCAAATGATAGTTGTAAACATTTCATATATGCTGATCACAGGCATGTTAAATACTTTTGGCGTTTCAGTGGCGGCGGCTTCCGGAATTGGGTTGAAAGTGAATACCTTTGCGGGTATGCCGTGCTGGGCCATAGGGCAGGCGGTAACTGCTATGGCCGGACAGAATATGGGGGCCCGAAATATAGAAAGGGTAAAGAAAACTACACAGAGCGGTTTATGGATCAATATAGTTGTTACTCTGATGGTTATCGTATTGGTCCAGGTATTTGCTGAAGACATCATTATGCTTTTTGATCCGGCCAGTGCAGACGTTATTGAACAAGGGATTCTGTATCTTCGTATTTGTTGTGGTGTCAACAGCTTGATTTATGCGGTAATGTATACGGTTGATTCCTTTGCGATTGGTGTAGGTTCCGCCAATGTGGCGATGTGCAATGCTCTGTTAGACGCTGTGGCCGTGCGACTGCCTGTCTGCGGGCTGTTGGCATTTATCTTTCCATATGGGTTTATTGGAGTCTACATCGGGCAGGCATTTTCTCCCATTCTGCCTGCGATCGCCGGATTAACTTTTTTCATGAGAAAGAAATGGATGTCTCAAAAACTTATTTAG
- a CDS encoding complex I 24 kDa subunit family protein, with product MLDQAYYDKTDEIIASHGLTQAALIPVIQDIQAEYRYLPPELLSYVAGKLSIDEAKAYSVATFYENFSFEPKGKYIIKVCNGTACHVRKSVAILERLYSELGLSGEKATTDDMLFTLETVSCLGACGLAPVLTVNDKVYPAMTPDAAAELIRELRGA from the coding sequence ATGTTAGATCAGGCCTATTATGACAAAACAGATGAAATCATAGCGTCTCACGGGCTTACACAGGCGGCGTTGATTCCGGTCATTCAGGACATTCAGGCTGAATACCGCTATCTTCCGCCTGAGCTTTTGAGTTATGTGGCAGGTAAACTGTCCATCGATGAGGCAAAGGCGTACAGTGTTGCGACATTTTATGAGAATTTTTCCTTTGAGCCAAAAGGAAAGTATATCATTAAAGTCTGCAATGGAACGGCCTGCCATGTCCGCAAGTCGGTTGCTATTCTGGAACGGCTGTACAGTGAACTGGGGCTTTCGGGGGAAAAAGCCACCACAGACGATATGCTGTTCACACTGGAGACGGTCTCCTGCCTGGGGGCCTGCGGACTTGCGCCGGTGCTCACGGTAAATGACAAGGTATATCCGGCTATGACTCCGGACGCCGCAGCTGAATTGATCCGAGAACTGAGAGGAGCTTAA
- a CDS encoding helix-turn-helix domain-containing protein, which produces MKEQKIGTFIQQLRKENNLTQKELGEQLNITDKAISKWERGLSCPDISLIIPLARILGVSASELLNGCKDSEPPSKKTETIIEEALEYSDRTSKNRLEKIKMGVLIFCSVTFLLTVFICFICDFYITGRLTWSLVVTASLVFSWLLLLPLLKAKQGCIKMTLYVLSVTIFIYLFVLGQILNLPLVYTLGSAVSGVSLAGIWCMYFLFYQLKHRLWGAFGGLFLLAIAVSLTINHLTSYFLKDYTSDMISDAVNVISLVILSMICFAVDRYVAKKRY; this is translated from the coding sequence ATGAAGGAACAAAAAATAGGCACGTTTATTCAACAATTAAGAAAAGAAAATAATCTGACCCAAAAGGAGTTGGGAGAGCAGTTGAATATTACGGATAAGGCAATATCCAAATGGGAGAGGGGATTAAGCTGTCCGGATATCTCATTGATCATACCATTGGCAAGGATCTTAGGAGTTTCAGCCAGTGAATTGTTAAACGGATGTAAAGATAGCGAACCTCCCAGTAAAAAAACTGAGACTATTATTGAAGAAGCACTGGAATATTCGGATCGAACGAGTAAAAATAGATTGGAAAAGATTAAGATGGGGGTATTGATTTTTTGCTCCGTGACGTTTTTGTTAACGGTTTTTATCTGTTTTATCTGTGATTTCTATATTACAGGAAGGCTGACATGGTCTTTGGTTGTCACTGCCTCCCTCGTATTCAGCTGGCTGCTTTTATTGCCTTTATTAAAGGCGAAACAGGGCTGTATAAAGATGACACTTTATGTACTCAGCGTTACGATATTCATTTATCTGTTTGTTTTAGGGCAGATTTTAAATCTTCCTCTGGTGTATACATTAGGTTCTGCTGTTTCAGGAGTCTCTTTAGCAGGAATTTGGTGTATGTACTTTCTGTTTTATCAATTAAAACACAGATTGTGGGGTGCGTTCGGAGGTTTATTTTTGTTGGCCATTGCTGTGAGCCTGACAATTAATCATTTGACATCCTATTTCTTGAAAGATTATACGTCAGATATGATCAGCGATGCGGTCAATGTTATTTCGCTGGTCATATTGTCAATGATCTGCTTTGCAGTCGACCGCTATGTGGCTAAGAAAAGATATTAA
- a CDS encoding Type 1 glutamine amidotransferase-like domain-containing protein, protein MKRMMLVSMFQNVANILKTIEPDLKNKTVTYIPTASKVEPLGFFVKIGKWRLKRLGLSVDELEVSTASYDTIKDKLEKNDYIYVTGGNTFFLMQELKRTGADRLLVSEIEKGKFYIGESAGAIATAPDIEYSARMDHKEKAPELQNSSGLSVTGFYVVPHYQNREFKKAVEEIINNYSEELDLKVINDNQALLVEGDKIRILGGKGTFQ, encoded by the coding sequence ATGAAAAGGATGATGTTAGTCTCTATGTTCCAAAACGTTGCCAATATCTTAAAAACAATCGAACCTGATCTAAAAAACAAAACAGTAACCTATATTCCCACGGCCAGTAAAGTTGAGCCATTAGGGTTCTTTGTGAAAATTGGGAAATGGAGATTAAAGAGACTGGGATTGTCCGTTGATGAACTTGAAGTTTCTACCGCATCTTATGACACGATAAAAGACAAGTTAGAGAAGAACGATTATATTTATGTAACCGGAGGCAATACCTTTTTCTTGATGCAGGAATTAAAAAGGACCGGTGCGGACAGGCTGCTGGTAAGTGAAATAGAAAAAGGGAAGTTCTATATCGGTGAGTCTGCCGGGGCCATCGCAACAGCCCCTGATATTGAGTATTCAGCCCGAATGGACCATAAAGAAAAGGCACCGGAATTGCAGAATTCTTCGGGATTAAGCGTGACTGGCTTTTATGTTGTGCCCCATTACCAGAACCGGGAGTTCAAAAAGGCGGTAGAAGAGATTATCAATAACTATTCCGAGGAGTTGGATTTAAAAGTGATAAATGACAACCAGGCATTATTGGTTGAGGGGGATAAGATTAGAATACTAGGTGGTAAGGGAACCTTCCAGTGA
- a CDS encoding basic helix-loop-helix domain-containing protein encodes MRKRMMTLSLLICVSFALSACGKASKQEIIESEYYQKLQDQNEKLTQDLKKSRAREDSLDKKIKEIHEYTGDQKLASYKKEVEGSTISKTDFVRIQKGKQFKSFAVTNEPVCSYVKNIVKNAYRIIGLTVTDLRENYSGSIYSYALIDEDNTTYEFKVYGNSYIVFDSIPENVYCFDNASVIGDGLIDAENEKRYASSIDRMKDAALIVTDKDLKFNDTAIKTANLLEKADKAKGKHDASKWTEYRFYTQGTVTTLSLSDSKELCITDKSGSQDFYTVSDKTFSKIKKLLK; translated from the coding sequence ATGAGAAAAAGAATGATGACGCTGTCGCTTTTAATCTGCGTTTCTTTTGCGCTTTCCGCATGCGGGAAAGCATCCAAACAGGAAATCATTGAATCAGAATACTATCAGAAGCTCCAGGACCAGAATGAAAAGCTGACCCAGGACTTAAAAAAATCAAGAGCCAGGGAAGATTCACTGGACAAAAAGATCAAAGAGATCCATGAGTATACCGGCGATCAGAAGTTAGCCTCGTATAAAAAAGAAGTGGAAGGAAGCACCATTTCCAAGACGGACTTTGTCCGGATTCAAAAAGGAAAACAATTTAAAAGCTTCGCTGTCACCAATGAACCTGTCTGCAGCTATGTGAAAAATATCGTCAAAAATGCTTACCGGATCATCGGCCTTACGGTTACTGACTTAAGGGAAAATTACTCAGGCAGCATTTATTCTTATGCGTTAATTGATGAAGATAATACGACCTACGAATTTAAGGTTTACGGCAACAGCTACATTGTATTTGACTCAATCCCTGAAAATGTGTATTGTTTTGACAATGCAAGTGTGATCGGAGATGGATTAATCGACGCAGAAAATGAAAAAAGATATGCCTCATCCATTGACAGGATGAAGGACGCAGCGTTGATCGTCACGGATAAGGATTTAAAGTTTAATGACACTGCCATCAAGACAGCAAATCTTTTGGAGAAAGCGGACAAAGCGAAAGGAAAGCATGATGCCTCCAAATGGACAGAATACCGTTTCTACACTCAGGGCACGGTGACGACACTGTCTCTTTCAGACAGCAAGGAATTATGTATTACAGACAAGTCAGGAAGCCAGGACTTTTACACAGTCAGTGATAAGACATTTTCAAAGATCAAGAAGCTTTTAAAATAA